The Daucus carota subsp. sativus chromosome 7, DH1 v3.0, whole genome shotgun sequence genome window below encodes:
- the LOC108194526 gene encoding polygalacturonase translates to MARTAMVYYLLLTFSIMFLMNSSSASRLSINVKRLGAKADGKTDVSKVLLRAWNSACASRKEVRIYVPQGRYLIRSPIVFNGRRCKRSMFMRIEGTIVASRDYNLIGSGETWIKFERINGLFISGGTVDAKGAALWDCKKSGKNCPIGATSIGFYSSTNVVVSRLTSINSQMFHMIVYKCKNLVFRGIKISALGRSPNTDGIHIQYSSGVSILRSRISTGDDCVSIGPGTNNTWIENVSCGPGHGISIGSLGWDLQEPGVQNLTVKSVTFRNTDNGVRIKTWARPSKGFVRNVLFQHIFMNNVANPIIIDQNYCPDVKNCPGKVSGVQISNVRYEDIRGSSATPVAVQFECSKKYPCTGIRLKDVALTYKNRAANASCAYARGTASGVMKPPSCLYR, encoded by the exons ATGGCCAGGACTGCAATGGTTTATTATCTTCTACTAACCTTTTCCATCATGTTTCTAATGAATTCATCGTCGGCATCAAGACTTTCGATCAATGTGAAAAGGTTGGGAGCCAAAGCTGATGGCAAGACGGATGTTTCCAAGGTTCTCCTGAGGGCATGGAATTCAGCTTGTGCCTCTAGAAAGGAAGTCCGAATTTACGTGCCCCAGGGAAGATACTTGATTCGGAGTCCTATAGTATTCAATGGACGAAGATGTAAACGTAGCATGTTCATGCGTATTGAGGGTACTATTGTAGCTTCCAGGGATTACAATCTGATCGGCAGTGGCGAAACCTGGATCAAGTTTGAGAGGATTAATGGACTCTTCATTTCCGGGGGAACTGTGGATGCTAAAGGTGCTGCTCTGTGGGATTGTAAAAAATCTGGCAAGAACTGTCCTATAGGCGCAACG AGCATAGGGTTCTACAGCTCCACCAACGTTGTGGTGAGTAGATTGACATCAATAAACAGTCAGATGTTCCACATGATCGTGTATAAATGCAAAAATCTCGTTTTTCGGGGAATCAAAATCTCTGCACTCGGTAGAAGCCCCAACACCGACGGTATTCACATCCAATACTCCTCAGGGGTGAGCATTCTTCGCTCTCGAATTAGCACCGGGGATGACTGTGTCTCCATTGGACCTGGCACAAATAACACATGGATAGAGAATGTTTCATGCGGTCCTGGTCACGGCATCAG CATTGGAAGCCTCGGCTGGGATTTGCAAGAACCTGGTGTCCAAAACCTGACAGTGAAATCCGTTACATTCCGAAACACTGACAACGGTGTCAGAATAAAAACATGGGCGAGGCCTAGCAAAGGATTTGTCAGAAATGTTCTGTTTCAGCACATTTTTATGAATAATGTCGCGAATCCTATCATCATAGACCAAAACTACTGTCCCGACGTCAAGAATTGCCCGGGAAaa GTCTCTGGTGTTCAGATCAGCAATGTAAGGTATGAAGACATCCGGGGATCATCAGCAACACCTGTTGCAGTGCAGTTCGAATGTAGTAAGAAATATCCTTGCACTGGAATAAGACTAAAAGATGTTGCACTCACTTACAAAAATCGAGCAGCAAATGCGTCTTGTGCCTATGCCAGAGGAACTGCTTCTGGTGTCATGAAGCCTCCAAGTTGTTTGTACAGATAA
- the LOC108193334 gene encoding uncharacterized protein LOC108193334, producing MESDKGTTSMEIEKVQSDANRVSSALKPNFEPLKAHEISDGQVQFRKVSVPPHRYTPLKKAWMEIYGPVYDQMKVDIRMNLKGRKVELKTRSDTPDISNLQKSADFVHAFMLGFDVIDAVALLRLDELYVESFEIKDVKTLRGEHLSRAIGRLSGKGGKTKFAIENSTKTRIVIADTKIHILGSFANIKIARDSLCSLILGSPAGKVYSKLRAVTSRLAERF from the coding sequence ATGGAATCCGACAAAGGTACAACCTCTATGGAAATTGAAAAGGTCCAATCCGATGCCAATCGTGTATCATCAGCATTGAAGCCCAATTTTGAGCCATTGAAGGCACATGAGATATCTGATGGCCAAGTGCAGTTTCGCAAGGTTTCTGTTCCGCCACATCGGTACACACCTCTCAAGAAAGCTTGGATGGAAATCTACGGTCCTGTATATGACCAGATGAAGGTCGATATCCGTATGAATCTTAAGGGGAGGAAAGTTGAACTAAAGACTCGATCAGACACTCCGGATATCAGTAACCTTCAGAAGTCAGCTGACTTTGTCCATGCCTTCATGCTTGGCTTTGACGTGATAGATGCTGTTGCCCTTTTGCGGCTGGATGAGCTTTATGTtgaatcttttgaaatcaagGATGTCAAAACTCTACGAGGTGAACACCTCTCCCGTGCAATTGGGAGGTTGTCTGGAAAAGGGGGTAAAACTAAGTTTGCAATTGAAAACTCGACAAAGACTCGTATTGTGATTGCTGACACAAAAATTCACATTTTAGGATCTTTTGCTAACATAAAAATTGCAAGAGACTCCCTCTGCAGTCTTATCTTAGGCTCCCCTGCCGGGAAGGTTTATTCAAAACTAAGAGCTGTTACCTCCAGATTGGCGGAAAGGTTCTAA